In Candidatus Melainabacteria bacterium RIFOXYA2_FULL_32_9, the sequence TATCGGCAAGTTTTCCAACTGCCATTACTCTTATAAGAGAAGGCTCATCATTCTTCCCTGTATTAATTGTAAAGTATGTTATTGGCAAATTATTGCTAGTAAATCTCTTTTCAGGATTTCTAACAACTGTTCCCATTATTACAATTTTACTTATACTCATTTATTTACTCCAATTTGTCTCTTATAGCTCAATATACTTCAATATTGTTTCCTAAAGCGTAAGAGCATCTTAGGGGATGACACAGGGATAATTTAGCTAGCAACCTTTACTTTTTCCTGAACCGTTGTTAGTTCTCTAATTACATCTTCGTTCAGTTTAAGGTATCTTTTCAAATCAGCCACTTTATTTTCAGGTAATTCAATATTAAATACCACAAAAAAACCGTCTCTTAATTTGTCAATTTCATAACCTAATTTTTTACGACCGATCTTGTCAACATTTAATATCTGACCACCCATATTTACGATATTATCGCTAATATTCTGGGTAACTTGCTCTATACCTTCCATATCAAGGTTTGTTTTAATAATACATATTAATTCGTACTTTCTCAAGGGATTTTATACCTCCAAATAATTCGTAACTTTTAAGGTTATATATTAACATGAACAAAATTAATTTGTTAACAAGTATTCTCCATGAAAAACAAATTCACTTTTGCCTGACATGAATACCCTGTTCCCTTCTTTACCCTGATTCCATTCT encodes:
- a CDS encoding 30S ribosomal protein S6; the encoded protein is MRKYELICIIKTNLDMEGIEQVTQNISDNIVNMGGQILNVDKIGRKKLGYEIDKLRDGFFVVFNIELPENKVADLKRYLKLNEDVIRELTTVQEKVKVAS